From a single Couchioplanes caeruleus genomic region:
- a CDS encoding helix-turn-helix domain-containing protein — MPGRTSPTLLRRQLGALLRQYREARNETASDVAKATNINASVISRLENGGRRPGLIYVRELSRHYGLDQDTTDQLMRVARASHQNGWWEAYDVNEDPSTYVEFEAGAAAIKNFELAYVPGLLQTRDYARSVIVDLNPSFTEDKVDQAVSLRIERQHILDSADPVRLHAIIDESVVRRNIGGAAVMKAQLNLLVERATLPNVTLQVLPFSTPRGFGLFGSFSLLSFADAASTALLSFDGSAADVAYAEGPLGAIVQPKVREVQRCKDLFSGLTAIAASESKSITIIQRVLSEVQFQ; from the coding sequence GTGCCAGGCCGTACCAGCCCGACGCTGCTTCGACGACAGCTCGGCGCCCTGCTTCGGCAGTACCGAGAGGCTCGTAACGAGACGGCCTCTGACGTGGCAAAAGCAACCAACATCAACGCTTCGGTGATCAGCCGCCTTGAAAACGGGGGTCGGCGACCCGGCCTCATCTACGTACGCGAGCTCAGTCGGCACTACGGCTTAGACCAAGACACCACTGATCAATTGATGCGAGTCGCGAGAGCCAGCCATCAGAACGGCTGGTGGGAGGCGTACGACGTCAACGAAGATCCATCCACGTACGTCGAGTTTGAGGCCGGCGCAGCGGCGATCAAGAACTTCGAGCTGGCTTACGTCCCTGGATTGCTACAGACACGCGATTACGCAAGATCCGTAATCGTAGATTTGAACCCTTCCTTCACTGAGGATAAGGTTGATCAAGCCGTCTCGCTACGGATCGAGCGGCAGCACATCCTGGATTCCGCCGATCCGGTTAGACTGCACGCAATCATCGACGAGTCGGTGGTGCGCAGAAATATCGGTGGCGCAGCGGTCATGAAGGCGCAGCTGAATCTGCTCGTAGAACGAGCGACGTTGCCTAACGTCACGCTTCAAGTGTTGCCCTTCTCAACGCCAAGAGGCTTCGGATTATTCGGGTCATTCTCGCTCCTGAGCTTTGCCGACGCCGCAAGTACTGCGCTTCTCAGCTTCGACGGAAGCGCCGCAGACGTCGCGTACGCGGAGGGTCCACTCGGCGCAATCGTTCAGCCGAAGGTGAGAGAGGTTCAACGCTGCAAAGACCTTTTCTCTGGCCTAACCGCAATCGCAGCCAGTGAATCGAAGTCAATCACTATTATCCAGCGCGTTCTTTCTGAGGTGCAATTCCAATGA
- a CDS encoding DUF397 domain-containing protein gives MIPANFDRHNLAWRIAKKSANGNCVEVAKYDNLIAVRNSRYPEGDVILYTIPEFDAFLDGAKKGEFDDLVS, from the coding sequence ATGATTCCCGCCAACTTCGACCGCCACAACCTTGCTTGGCGCATTGCCAAAAAGAGCGCTAACGGAAATTGTGTGGAAGTTGCGAAATACGACAATCTGATTGCCGTCCGAAACTCGCGCTACCCAGAGGGTGACGTCATCCTCTACACGATCCCGGAGTTCGACGCCTTTCTAGATGGCGCAAAGAAGGGCGAGTTCGATGATCTCGTAAGTTAG
- a CDS encoding O-methyltransferase, with protein sequence MDAKLRTSLRELFDRGAARDAGEPDRLRRLRNLEPPTAELLALVLRVARARDVVEIGTSNGYSAIWLADAARDTGGRVTTVDVEEWAGVSQNLERAGVAVTRLIQDGGAFLAGRGDASVDLLFLDAERTEYAGWWPHPVRVLRPGGVLAIDNVLSHPDEVAEILALLAADPDFVGETVAVGKGLHLAWRRGPAGLREGAGEG encoded by the coding sequence ATGGATGCGAAGCTCCGTACCTCGCTCCGGGAACTCTTTGACCGGGGCGCCGCGCGTGATGCGGGTGAGCCGGATCGGCTGCGCCGGCTGCGGAATCTCGAGCCGCCTACGGCCGAGCTGCTGGCGCTTGTGCTGCGTGTCGCTCGGGCGCGGGACGTTGTCGAGATCGGGACGTCGAACGGGTACTCGGCGATTTGGTTGGCTGACGCTGCGCGCGACACCGGGGGGCGGGTCACGACGGTGGATGTCGAGGAGTGGGCCGGCGTTTCGCAGAATCTGGAGCGGGCCGGGGTTGCGGTGACCCGGCTGATTCAGGATGGCGGGGCGTTCCTGGCCGGGCGCGGCGATGCGAGCGTGGATCTGCTGTTTCTCGATGCTGAGCGCACCGAGTATGCCGGGTGGTGGCCGCATCCCGTTCGGGTTCTCCGGCCGGGCGGGGTGCTCGCTATCGACAATGTGCTGTCGCACCCGGATGAGGTGGCCGAGATTCTGGCCTTGCTTGCCGCCGACCCGGATTTCGTCGGGGAGACCGTCGCCGTGGGGAAGGGATTGCACCTTGCCTGGCGTCGCGGTCCCGCCGGTCTACGGGAGGGGGCGGGCGAGGGTTAG